The sequence GTAAGGAAAAAAAACTAAGTGAAGACATAAGAGAAAAAATTCTTAAAAAAGAATTAGATCTCCTGAAAAAAAATCTTAATCCAAGAGAAAAAGAAATAATCGAGAGCCATATTATTGAAAGAATTGGAAAAATAGATACAAAGTCCTTTATTGTTAGAGATAAAATTCCAATAATAAAGAAAATAGTTTCAAAACAATATGACTTACAAAAGCACATAGAAGAGATAAAAAGAGAAATCGCTCCTTTATTAAAGTTTTCTGAATTTGGAGATGGAAAAGTACAAACATTTATTTCTAATTGTATCGATTTATTTAAATATATTAAAGAAAGCGACATTGAAAGCATCTCTAAAGTTCAAGAGTTTGTTACAGAAAGAGTTATTAATGTATGGGAATCTGATTTAGAAGCAGTAAAGAAAAAAGACGAACAAATTAAACGAGTTTTACAAGAAAAGTTTTGGCAAGAGCTAACGTTTGAGGATGTTGATTTTCTTATTAGAGAGATCGCTCCTTTAATGATTTACTATGAAAAAGAAAAGAAGAGGATTATAAGAGTAGATGCCCCCGATCTTGTTTTGGAGGTTGAGAATTTCAAAATGCAAATTAAAGAGGACAAAAGATTTGAGGAGTTTAAAAAAAGCGCTCTTGTTCAAAAGATGATTAAAGAAGGAGTTACATGGAAAGAATTATATCAAATATCACAAGAGCTTGCAAAACTAAATCCTTCTTGGACAATTGAGAACATTCAAAAAAGCCGGGATTTTGTTCTTTTTTTGAGAGATATTCTTGAATTAAAAGATTTATCTAATCCAGAAGATATGATAAAACAACAATTTGAAGAGCTCATTATTAAAAACAACAAAGAATATAATGCAGAACAAATTAGTTTTTTAAGAATGCTTTCTAGTTTCTTTGCAATTAACAAACATCTTGATAAAAAAGATTTTGTTGAATTTCCTCTTGCAGAAGAAAGACCTCTAGAGAAGTTTAGCAGAGAACAGCTTGATAGCATAATCAGAAAGGTAGAAGAGATTAGGATTAGATAAAATGGATTTAGAAAAATTAAAGAACAAACTAAAAAATTACAAAGAAGAAGACATAATATTAACTAAACACGCTGAATTTCAGGCCTTTGTTAGAAATGTTTCTTTAAAAGATATTAAAGAAAACATATTAAATCCTTCTAGGTTAGTTTATGCTAGGCAGCAAGAATCGAAAAAAGAAAATGAAGAAAAATATGATTGTTATTTTGCTTATTCAAAACATTTTTATCACCGTTATGTACTAACTCTAAATAGAAAGATTATTATAGTAACAGTTATTAAAATAAATAGGGATTGGCAGAAGGCGATAGGATAAAAATGGAAAAATTTAATTTTAATTATGATGAAGAGAATGACGACTTATTTGTTTATTTAGAGGGGAAAAAATCTTCGGGTGCGATTGAATTAGGAAATTTTGTTTTTGATTTTGATGAAGAAGGCAATTTAGTGGCTATGCAAATATTAAATGTCACAGAAGTTTTTTCTAAAATTCTTTCAAAAATAAAAGAAGTTTCAAAAATAAAAGATATAAGAATTGAAATTTTTAATTTTAAGAATATGGAAGCTATTAAATTTAGCGTTTCAGATAACAGAATAGAGGAAACAGCAAATATTTTGATTCCCTTTATAAAAGAAAAAAGCCCTGTTTTGGAATATTAATATAGGGATTACAAAGGAATCCCAAAGTTTAAAAATCTGGTCTTTTTTTAGTTTTTATGGTTAATGGCAAAACCTACAATAGACCCCGAACAGTTAAGCTAGATAAAACAGAAGATTTACAACTACAAGATTATTGTGATAAGTTAGGAGTAGATGTTTCCACATTTATTAGAGAAGCAATTAATGAAAAAATTAATTCAGGCAATATTTCAAACATCGCTGGCCAGAATATAATTGATTTTGATAGTAAAGAAGATAAATTTATCTGGAAAATTAAGCTTGATAATGGAGAAGAAAAAACAATTTTAGAGGATCTTTCTCCGGAGTTCATGGAAGATTTGTTCAACAAAATTCATCTAAAACTAAAAGAAAGAGACGATTTACTCCAAAGAAAAAATAAAAAAAGCGTTCCTGTGCCAAGGAGGTTAGTGAGATGAAGAAATATATAAGTAAAAGTTATATTCAATCTATATTTAACAGAAAAATAATTAAAGAAGAAAATTTTAAAATATGGTCAGAAAAAAACTTTTTGGAAAAGTATTCTAAAGATCATGGTTTAAATCCTAAAGAAATAAATACAAAAATATTAATTTATGAAGATAGGGTCAAAGGATGGTTTTTAGATATAGCGACTGAACTAAAATCTTTAAGAGATAGTGGTTTTGTTATTCTTCAGATTGTTTTAAGTTACGTTGAAGGGATTCAACAGTATATTAACGGGAAAATAAGTAAGGGAAAATCTAAAGAATTTTTTAAAGAAGGTTTAATAAGAATATATCCTGAATTAGAAAAAAAAGAAAAAATTGACGAAATTCTCAATAATTTTTATAAAGAGGTTAGATGCGGCCTCTTTCATACAGGAATGGTCGGTAAATCCGTAAAAATTAGTGGCGATTATCTAAGGGCTTTAAATATAAATGAAAGACTTATTGAGATTAACCCCCATTTATTTTTGGAGGATATTAAAAAAGATTTTGAAAATTATATAAAAAAATTGAAAGATGAAAGTAATGAAGAAGATAGAAAAAAATTTGAAAAAATATTTGATGAGCTAAATATAACAAATGAAGAAAATGACAACACAAAAAACTAGAACAAATGTAGTAGAGGTTTTTGAAGAATTAAAAGAAAAAGGACTAATAAGAAAAGAAAGAAAGTTAAAAGAAAGTAAATTTTTTTCAAATTTTAAAAATTTAGGAAATACTATTTTTTTTAATCCTTCTTTTAAAAATCTTAACAAAAATTATTTAAGATTGATCCTCCTTCATGAAGAAGCGCATGCTACAAAGAAACAAAGATCAAAATATGTAATTATTTCATCCCTCATCTTATCTTTTTTTTCTTTTTGCATTTTTAACATCTGGCTTTTTAAAATGAAGTTTATTTATTCTTTTATACTTTCTTTAGTTATCCTTTTTTCAGTATTTAGACTTTCTTTTAATTACTTAAAAAAAGATGAATTTGAAGCTGATTTATTTGCTTGTTCTCGATTAAAAGAGCATTATAAGATAAAAAACGTTTCAAAGTTATTAGAAAATTCATTAAAATCGATACATATTAAAAAAAAGAAAAATTATTCTTTATTTATTAAATTATATAAGATTATAAATTATCATCCCACTATGAAA is a genomic window of Candidatus Pacearchaeota archaeon containing:
- a CDS encoding DUF2283 domain-containing protein, which gives rise to MEKFNFNYDEENDDLFVYLEGKKSSGAIELGNFVFDFDEEGNLVAMQILNVTEVFSKILSKIKEVSKIKDIRIEIFNFKNMEAIKFSVSDNRIEETANILIPFIKEKSPVLEY
- a CDS encoding M48 family metalloprotease — translated: MTTQKTRTNVVEVFEELKEKGLIRKERKLKESKFFSNFKNLGNTIFFNPSFKNLNKNYLRLILLHEEAHATKKQRSKYVIISSLILSFFSFCIFNIWLFKMKFIYSFILSLVILFSVFRLSFNYLKKDEFEADLFACSRLKEHYKIKNVSKLLENSLKSIHIKKKKNYSLFIKLYKIINYHPTMKERVNRIKTILEQNDNTKN